From the genome of Streptomyces sp. NBC_01116, one region includes:
- a CDS encoding sirohydrochlorin chelatase, whose product MTEQPPEQPHRPAPMADGTTHLPTRVTDRLGDRLGPAPRNGTSGPVHRTRQPDRPAEERHGASAPSLVAVAHGSRDPEAPRTVLALLDRVRDLRPGLDVRLGHIELNRPLLPDTLDGLRGADAVLVPLLLGRGHHVKHDLPGRAAAAPGVRTRIAAPLGPHPLLVEALYGRLAEAGWDPADEGGRRAGVVLAAAGSRDPDSARDTRHTARMLATRLGVPVVPAYASAAAPTVPAALRALAARGRHRTFVASYFTAPGRFASACADAVPHGAAAPLGAHPAMARLVLHRYDRARAAAEGAPAPADAVSLLASA is encoded by the coding sequence ATGACGGAGCAGCCCCCCGAACAGCCCCACCGGCCGGCCCCGATGGCCGACGGCACCACGCACCTCCCCACCCGCGTCACCGACCGGCTCGGCGACCGGCTCGGCCCCGCCCCCCGGAACGGAACCAGCGGCCCCGTGCACCGCACCCGGCAGCCCGACCGCCCCGCGGAGGAGCGACACGGCGCGTCCGCCCCGTCCCTGGTCGCCGTGGCGCACGGCAGCCGCGACCCGGAGGCCCCGCGCACCGTGCTGGCCCTCCTGGACCGGGTGCGCGACCTGCGCCCCGGCCTCGACGTCCGGCTCGGCCACATCGAGCTGAACCGGCCGCTGCTCCCGGACACCCTGGACGGCCTGCGCGGGGCCGACGCCGTCCTCGTACCGCTGCTCCTGGGACGCGGCCACCACGTCAAGCACGACCTGCCCGGCAGGGCGGCCGCCGCACCCGGCGTACGCACCCGGATCGCCGCGCCGCTGGGCCCCCACCCCCTGCTCGTCGAGGCCCTGTACGGGCGGCTCGCCGAAGCCGGCTGGGACCCCGCCGACGAGGGCGGCCGGCGCGCGGGCGTGGTCCTCGCCGCCGCCGGATCCCGCGACCCCGACTCCGCCCGGGACACCCGGCACACCGCCCGCATGCTCGCGACGCGCCTCGGCGTGCCCGTCGTCCCCGCGTACGCCTCCGCCGCCGCGCCCACCGTCCCGGCCGCCCTGCGCGCCCTGGCGGCCCGGGGCCGCCACCGGACCTTCGTCGCCTCGTACTTCACCGCACCCGGACGCTTCGCGAGCGCCTGCGCCGACGCCGTGCCGCACGGGGCCGCCGCCCCGCTCGGCGCCCACCCGGCGATGGCCCGCCTCGTACTGCACCGCTACGACCGGGCACGGGCCGCCGCGGAGGGCGCCCCGGCCCCCGCCGACGCGGTGAGCCTGCTCGCTTCCGCCTGA
- a CDS encoding vancomycin high temperature exclusion protein produces the protein MRGRNGGSGAAGERRAALGRWLKEHRRSARPIGLRTSERFALRLPRTRRVQRLLVQGLVAACVLVLAPATWMRVEAGERVGTTAEAPAREVAVVFGAGLWKGRPTPYLAHRLDAAAELYRTGKVKVVLVTGDNSRVEYDEPDAMRTYLTGRGVPDERIVSDYAGFDSWDSCVRAKKIFGVDRAVLVSQGFHIHRAVALCRSAGIDAYGVGVDEPRDATWYYGGARELAASGKAALDALLRPDPRFLGPEERGVTEALATGGR, from the coding sequence GTGCGCGGGAGGAACGGCGGGAGCGGGGCGGCCGGGGAGAGACGGGCGGCGCTCGGGCGGTGGCTGAAGGAGCACCGGCGGTCGGCGCGGCCCATCGGCCTGCGGACGTCCGAGCGGTTCGCGCTGCGGCTGCCGCGCACCCGGCGGGTGCAACGGCTGCTGGTGCAGGGGCTGGTGGCCGCCTGTGTGCTGGTCCTGGCGCCCGCGACCTGGATGCGTGTGGAGGCCGGTGAACGGGTGGGCACGACGGCCGAGGCCCCGGCGCGGGAGGTCGCGGTGGTGTTCGGCGCCGGGCTGTGGAAGGGCCGGCCGACCCCGTACCTCGCGCACCGGCTGGACGCGGCGGCCGAGCTGTACCGCACCGGGAAGGTGAAGGTCGTCCTGGTCACCGGGGACAACAGCCGCGTGGAGTACGACGAGCCGGACGCGATGCGCACGTATCTCACCGGGCGCGGGGTGCCGGACGAGCGGATCGTGAGCGACTACGCCGGGTTCGACTCCTGGGACTCCTGTGTGCGGGCCAAGAAGATCTTCGGGGTCGACCGCGCGGTGCTGGTGAGCCAGGGCTTCCACATCCACCGGGCGGTCGCCCTGTGCCGGTCGGCCGGGATCGACGCGTACGGCGTCGGGGTCGACGAGCCGCGGGACGCCACCTGGTACTACGGCGGCGCCCGGGAGCTGGCGGCCTCGGGCAAGGCCGCGCTGGACGCCCTGCTCCGGCCCGACCCGCGTTTCCTCGGGCCCGAGGAGCGGGGTGTGACGGAAGCGCTGGCCACCGGGGGGCGCTGA
- a CDS encoding gamma-glutamylcyclotransferase family protein, whose translation MTTTAPGGPDAAELPFFVYGTLLPGEPNHDLFLRGRTAAERPAVLPRALLYDGPGYPYAIEGHGRVHGTLLAAAPGVYGELLGLLDHLEEFLGPGHPRNLYERVVREVELPGRGASEAGEPVRAWVYLAAAAVTRSLRTGGVLIPEGRWTTGRAADDS comes from the coding sequence ATGACCACGACCGCACCCGGCGGCCCCGACGCCGCCGAACTGCCCTTCTTCGTGTACGGGACGCTGCTGCCGGGCGAACCCAACCACGACCTGTTCCTCCGGGGCCGCACGGCGGCGGAGCGGCCGGCGGTGCTGCCCCGGGCCCTGCTCTACGACGGCCCCGGCTACCCGTATGCGATCGAGGGCCACGGCCGCGTGCACGGCACCCTGCTCGCCGCCGCGCCCGGGGTGTACGGGGAACTGCTCGGGCTGCTGGACCACCTGGAGGAGTTCCTCGGCCCCGGCCACCCGCGCAACCTGTACGAACGCGTCGTCCGCGAGGTCGAGCTGCCGGGGCGGGGCGCGTCGGAGGCCGGGGAGCCGGTACGGGCCTGGGTCTACCTCGCCGCGGCCGCCGTCACCCGCTCGCTGCGGACCGGCGGCGTCCTCATCCCCGAGGGGCGGTGGACCACCGGACGCGCGGCGGACGACTCCTAG
- the cutA gene encoding divalent-cation tolerance protein CutA → MTAPPAWLTVLTTTDSEDKAHALAQSAVEARLAACAQISAPVTSVYRWQNAIETTEEWQVLFKTTTERYDELEEHLQREHDYETPEIIALPVIRGSACYLGWVTAETAPPAAL, encoded by the coding sequence ATGACAGCGCCGCCGGCATGGCTGACCGTACTGACCACGACCGACAGCGAGGACAAGGCCCACGCCCTGGCGCAGTCGGCGGTGGAGGCCAGGCTGGCGGCCTGCGCGCAGATCTCCGCACCCGTCACCTCCGTCTACCGGTGGCAGAACGCCATCGAGACGACCGAGGAGTGGCAGGTGCTCTTCAAGACGACGACGGAACGCTACGACGAGCTGGAGGAACACCTCCAGCGGGAGCACGACTACGAGACGCCGGAGATCATCGCCCTGCCGGTGATCCGGGGCAGCGCCTGCTACCTCGGCTGGGTGACGGCGGAGACGGCGCCCCCGGCCGCCCTGTGA
- a CDS encoding NADPH-dependent FMN reductase: MDITAASTSSTVPAAEPAPLKVAVILGSNRDGRFGPVVADWLLARAASHPGIETDLVDVAEADLPTAITFSPGPEEAARLGAVSARLAAADAFVVLTPEYNHSFPAPLKTLIDWHSAEWQAKPVAFVSYGGISGGLRAVEQLRQVFAELHAVTVRDTVSFHNAGALFDDEGRHLDPEPADAAAKTLLDQLVWWGTALREARNLRPYGA; this comes from the coding sequence ATGGACATCACAGCCGCATCCACGTCATCCACCGTGCCCGCCGCCGAGCCCGCCCCCCTCAAGGTGGCCGTCATCCTCGGCAGCAACCGCGACGGCCGTTTCGGACCCGTCGTCGCCGACTGGCTCCTGGCCCGCGCGGCGAGCCACCCCGGTATCGAGACCGACCTGGTCGACGTCGCCGAGGCCGATCTCCCCACCGCGATCACCTTCAGCCCCGGGCCCGAGGAGGCGGCCCGGCTCGGCGCGGTCTCCGCCCGGCTCGCGGCGGCCGACGCCTTCGTCGTCCTCACACCCGAGTACAACCACTCGTTCCCCGCACCGCTGAAAACGCTCATCGACTGGCACAGCGCGGAATGGCAGGCCAAACCCGTCGCCTTCGTCAGCTACGGAGGCATCTCCGGCGGGCTGCGGGCCGTCGAACAGCTCCGGCAGGTCTTCGCCGAACTGCATGCCGTCACCGTCCGCGACACCGTGTCCTTCCACAACGCCGGCGCCCTCTTCGACGACGAGGGACGCCATCTGGACCCGGAGCCCGCCGACGCGGCGGCCAAGACGCTGCTGGACCAGCTGGTGTGGTGGGGCACCGCCCTGCGCGAGGCCCGGAACCTCCGTCCGTACGGCGCCTGA
- a CDS encoding aminotransferase class IV family protein produces MTTHRPDTPLPHIEFDGRPATEEDLRIPALHGYGHFTALQVRDGRVRGLGPHLARLDAANRELFDLPMDGEQVRELIRHALVGAGLRDASVRVNGYLPPGATRTTLMVTVREPSVMPAGPRSLMSVPYARTAPHIKRPGEFGQTYYGILAGRAGFDEALLTAPGGVVTEGAITNIGFWDGSSVVWPDAPALIGITMTLLEQGLERAGRPSARRPVTLEGPDGVARYPAAFICNSQGIAPVRRIDDTAFAVDEELMRELDAVYDGTPEDTV; encoded by the coding sequence ATGACGACGCACCGGCCGGACACACCCCTGCCCCACATCGAGTTCGACGGCCGCCCGGCCACCGAGGAGGACCTCCGGATCCCCGCGCTGCACGGCTACGGCCACTTCACCGCCCTACAGGTGCGGGACGGCAGGGTGCGGGGCCTCGGACCGCATCTCGCCCGGCTGGACGCGGCGAACCGGGAGCTGTTCGACCTGCCGATGGACGGCGAGCAGGTGCGCGAGCTGATCCGGCACGCCCTGGTCGGGGCGGGGCTGCGGGACGCCTCGGTGCGGGTGAACGGCTATCTGCCGCCCGGCGCGACGCGCACGACGCTGATGGTCACGGTCCGGGAGCCCTCCGTCATGCCGGCCGGGCCGCGGAGCCTGATGTCGGTGCCGTACGCGCGCACGGCCCCGCACATCAAACGGCCGGGCGAGTTCGGGCAGACGTACTACGGAATCCTGGCGGGGCGGGCGGGGTTCGACGAGGCGCTGCTGACCGCGCCGGGCGGAGTGGTGACCGAGGGAGCGATCACGAACATCGGCTTCTGGGACGGGAGTTCGGTGGTGTGGCCCGACGCCCCGGCACTCATCGGCATCACGATGACCCTGCTGGAGCAGGGACTGGAGCGGGCCGGACGGCCGTCGGCGCGCCGCCCGGTGACGCTGGAGGGCCCGGACGGGGTGGCCCGCTATCCGGCCGCGTTCATCTGCAACTCCCAGGGCATCGCGCCGGTGCGGCGGATCGACGACACCGCGTTCGCGGTGGACGAGGAGCTGATGCGGGAGCTGGACGCCGTGTACGACGGCACTCCGGAGGACACCGTGTGA
- a CDS encoding DUF5990 family protein, with translation MQIHIEASALPGRDCGPDSDFPGYANIHVGVQRKDRPGELLDPHPGDAPSASWVLDCTATATADGIEVSGPYVQNRLGGRFVYLSWGTVDGAGVFTMFRRAKLMFDDIDPAVLEAAARSGHLTGRLGLTDAKGQPLCARVRPPRITWSATGGTGGAEEA, from the coding sequence ATGCAGATCCATATCGAGGCATCGGCCCTCCCCGGCCGCGACTGCGGCCCGGACAGCGACTTCCCCGGGTACGCGAACATCCACGTCGGCGTCCAGCGCAAGGACCGGCCGGGCGAACTGCTCGACCCGCACCCCGGCGACGCCCCCTCCGCCTCGTGGGTGCTCGACTGCACGGCCACCGCGACGGCGGACGGGATCGAGGTGTCGGGGCCGTACGTCCAGAACCGGCTGGGCGGGCGGTTCGTCTATCTGTCGTGGGGCACGGTGGACGGGGCCGGGGTCTTCACCATGTTCCGGCGCGCCAAGCTGATGTTCGACGACATCGACCCGGCCGTCCTCGAAGCCGCCGCGCGCTCCGGCCACCTCACCGGACGGCTCGGGCTCACCGACGCCAAGGGGCAGCCGCTCTGCGCCCGGGTGCGTCCGCCGCGGATCACCTGGAGCGCCACCGGCGGGACGGGTGGCGCGGAAGAGGCCTGA
- a CDS encoding class F sortase yields the protein MSPSAQKAKGWLVGIAVLCGIWLIQNGPGGQLIPPQPSSAQAFAAGPQLQPGSPVAEPLNPSEPVRIRIPSIEVDAPMTRLGLAADGSLDVPPDEDRNLAGWYADGVPPGARGTAIVAGHVDNADGPSVFYALGALIKGTTVEVVREDGRTAVFSIDAIEVYDNDDFPDQRVYGDSPHASLRLITCGGGFSKETGYQGNVVAYAHLTEVR from the coding sequence GTGTCACCGAGCGCGCAGAAGGCCAAGGGCTGGCTGGTGGGCATCGCCGTGCTGTGCGGCATCTGGCTCATCCAGAACGGCCCCGGCGGCCAGCTGATCCCGCCGCAGCCCTCCAGCGCCCAGGCCTTCGCCGCCGGGCCCCAGCTCCAGCCCGGCTCCCCGGTCGCCGAGCCGCTGAACCCCTCCGAGCCGGTCCGCATCCGCATCCCGAGCATCGAGGTGGACGCGCCGATGACCCGGCTGGGGCTGGCCGCCGACGGCAGCCTCGACGTGCCGCCGGACGAGGACCGCAACCTCGCGGGCTGGTACGCGGACGGCGTCCCGCCCGGCGCGCGGGGCACCGCGATCGTCGCGGGGCACGTGGACAACGCGGACGGCCCGTCCGTCTTCTACGCCCTGGGGGCCCTGATCAAGGGGACCACGGTCGAGGTGGTCCGCGAGGACGGGCGCACGGCCGTGTTCTCGATCGACGCCATCGAGGTCTACGACAACGACGACTTCCCCGACCAGCGCGTCTACGGCGACTCCCCGCACGCCTCGCTCCGGCTGATCACCTGCGGCGGCGGCTTCTCGAAGGAGACCGGCTACCAGGGCAACGTGGTGGCGTACGCGCACCTCACCGAAGTCCGCTGA
- a CDS encoding TSUP family transporter, which yields MPDITLTTLVLLCLAAAAAGWIDAVVGGGGLLLLPALLLGLPNVPAAQVLGTNKAVAIVGTSGAAVTFLRKAPVRVGLAVRVGLMALAGSMAGAFFAAGISSEVLRPVIMVVLLGVAAFVLLRPSFGTAAAGDGTDRPVARARVVTAIVLVGGGIGFYDGLFGPGTGTFLVLALSAVLHLDLVTASATAKIVNVCTNAGALAMFAYQGTVLWQLAAVMAVFNLAGGMIGARMALSRGSGFVRAVLLTVVFSLVAKLGFDQWNA from the coding sequence GTGCCTGACATAACCCTGACCACACTGGTGCTCCTCTGCCTCGCCGCGGCCGCCGCGGGCTGGATCGACGCGGTGGTGGGCGGCGGCGGACTGCTGCTCCTGCCCGCGCTGCTGCTCGGCCTGCCGAACGTCCCGGCGGCCCAGGTGCTCGGCACCAACAAGGCCGTCGCGATCGTCGGCACCTCGGGCGCGGCCGTCACCTTCCTGCGCAAGGCGCCGGTACGGGTGGGGCTGGCGGTGCGGGTCGGGCTGATGGCGCTCGCCGGGTCGATGGCCGGGGCGTTCTTCGCCGCCGGGATCAGCAGCGAGGTGCTCCGGCCGGTGATCATGGTCGTGCTGCTGGGGGTGGCGGCCTTCGTGCTGCTGCGCCCGTCCTTCGGTACCGCAGCGGCGGGCGACGGCACGGACCGGCCGGTCGCCCGAGCCAGGGTCGTCACGGCGATCGTGCTGGTCGGCGGCGGCATCGGCTTCTACGACGGGCTGTTCGGGCCGGGCACCGGCACCTTCCTCGTGCTGGCCCTGAGCGCCGTGCTCCACCTGGACCTGGTGACCGCGTCGGCCACCGCGAAGATCGTCAACGTGTGCACCAACGCGGGGGCGCTGGCGATGTTCGCGTACCAGGGCACCGTGCTGTGGCAGCTCGCGGCCGTGATGGCGGTCTTCAACCTGGCGGGCGGGATGATCGGGGCCCGGATGGCGCTGAGCCGGGGGAGCGGCTTCGTCCGGGCGGTGCTGCTGACCGTGGTCTTCTCGCTGGTCGCCAAGCTGGGCTTCGACCAGTGGAACGCGTGA
- the nirB gene encoding nitrite reductase large subunit NirB, translating into MPEPTTPNALAHTAVPTIVVVGHGMVGQRFLEALADRGLTPAAGAARVVVLCEEPRPAYDRVRLTSYFDGRSPEDLSLVEADFMDRHGIELYVGDPATGVDRAGRTVTARSGAVFPYDTLVLATGSYPFVPPVPGKDARGCFVYRTIEDLLAIEEYAKGAATGAVVGGGLLGLEAAGALKGLGLATHVVEFAPRLMPVQVDEGGGAALLRTIEDMGLAVHTGVGTQEVTAGEDGAVTGMALSDGSSLAVDLVVFSAGVRPRDQLARECGLAVGERGGIVVDEECRTSDPAVFAIGECALASDGRVYGLVAPGYEMAQTAAEVIAGGRSAFTGADLSTKLKLLGVDVASFGDAHGSAEGALDVVYSDARSGVYKKLVIGPDGTLLGGVLVGDADQYGTLRPMTGTVLPVAPEQLVLPAGAGGPVALGPSALPDEAVICSCHNVTKGAICEHTALTEVKKCTKAGTGCGSCLKVIGQLMPPPADAGLCGCFPYSRSEVYEIVRTLEVTSFASLLDSHGREEARGGDGCEVCKPTVGSVIASLAPTVGASGYVLDGEQAALQDTNDHFLANLQRNGSYSIVPRIPGGEITPEKLIVIGEVARDFGLYTKITGGQRIDLFGARVDQLPLIWTRLVDAGFESGHAYGKSLRTVKSCVGQTWCRYGVQDSVRMAIDLELRYRGLRAPHKLKSAVSGCARECAEARGKDFGIIATAQGWNLYVGGNGGATPRHADLLAQDLSDAELVRLIDRFLMFYIRTADRLERTSAWLERIDGGLDHVRDVVVHDSLGLCEELERMMADHVAGYRDEWAETIDDPERLRRFVTFVNAPDAPDPSVRFVPERDQIKPDLELLAGPVLAVRTLEGAAS; encoded by the coding sequence ATGCCGGAGCCCACCACCCCGAACGCCCTGGCGCACACCGCCGTTCCGACGATCGTGGTCGTCGGGCACGGCATGGTCGGCCAGCGGTTCCTGGAGGCACTCGCCGACCGCGGGCTGACCCCGGCGGCCGGCGCCGCCCGGGTCGTCGTGCTCTGCGAGGAGCCCCGGCCCGCCTACGACCGGGTGCGGCTCACCTCGTACTTCGACGGGCGGAGCCCCGAGGACCTCTCCCTGGTGGAGGCGGACTTCATGGACCGGCACGGCATCGAGCTGTACGTCGGCGACCCGGCGACCGGCGTCGACCGGGCGGGGCGGACGGTGACCGCGCGGTCCGGGGCGGTGTTCCCGTACGACACGCTGGTGCTGGCGACGGGCTCGTACCCGTTCGTGCCGCCGGTGCCGGGGAAGGACGCCCGGGGCTGCTTCGTGTACCGGACGATCGAGGACCTGCTCGCGATCGAGGAGTACGCGAAGGGCGCGGCCACCGGTGCGGTGGTGGGCGGCGGGCTGCTCGGTCTGGAGGCGGCCGGGGCGCTGAAGGGGCTCGGGCTCGCCACCCATGTGGTGGAGTTCGCGCCGCGGCTGATGCCGGTCCAGGTGGACGAGGGCGGGGGCGCGGCGCTGCTGCGCACCATCGAGGACATGGGCCTCGCGGTGCACACCGGGGTCGGGACGCAGGAGGTCACCGCGGGCGAGGACGGGGCGGTGACGGGGATGGCGCTGTCGGACGGGTCCTCGCTCGCCGTCGATCTCGTCGTCTTCTCGGCGGGCGTGCGGCCCCGGGACCAGCTGGCCCGGGAGTGCGGTCTGGCGGTCGGGGAGCGCGGCGGGATCGTCGTGGACGAGGAGTGCCGGACCTCCGACCCGGCGGTGTTCGCGATCGGCGAGTGCGCGCTGGCCTCGGACGGCCGGGTGTACGGGCTGGTCGCGCCGGGCTACGAGATGGCGCAGACGGCGGCCGAGGTGATCGCGGGCGGCCGGTCCGCGTTCACGGGTGCGGACCTGTCGACGAAGCTGAAGCTGCTCGGGGTGGACGTGGCCTCGTTCGGCGACGCGCACGGGAGCGCCGAGGGGGCGCTCGACGTCGTGTACTCCGACGCCCGGTCGGGGGTCTACAAGAAGCTGGTGATCGGGCCGGACGGAACGCTGCTGGGCGGCGTGCTGGTCGGGGACGCGGACCAGTACGGCACGCTGCGGCCGATGACGGGCACGGTGCTGCCGGTCGCCCCCGAGCAGCTGGTGCTGCCGGCCGGGGCGGGCGGTCCGGTGGCGCTCGGCCCCTCCGCGCTGCCGGACGAGGCGGTGATCTGCTCCTGCCACAACGTGACCAAGGGCGCGATCTGCGAGCACACGGCGCTGACCGAGGTGAAGAAGTGCACCAAGGCCGGCACGGGCTGCGGCAGTTGCCTGAAGGTGATCGGGCAGCTGATGCCGCCGCCGGCGGACGCGGGGCTGTGCGGCTGCTTCCCGTACAGCCGCAGCGAGGTGTACGAGATCGTCCGCACCCTGGAGGTCACCTCCTTCGCCTCCCTGCTCGACTCGCACGGCCGCGAGGAGGCGCGCGGCGGGGACGGCTGCGAGGTCTGCAAGCCGACGGTCGGCTCGGTCATCGCCTCGCTGGCGCCGACCGTCGGCGCGAGCGGCTATGTGCTGGACGGTGAGCAGGCGGCACTCCAGGACACCAACGACCACTTTCTGGCCAACCTCCAGCGCAACGGGTCGTACTCGATCGTGCCGCGCATCCCCGGCGGCGAGATCACCCCGGAGAAGCTCATCGTCATCGGCGAGGTGGCCCGCGACTTCGGCCTCTACACGAAGATCACCGGCGGCCAGCGCATCGACCTCTTCGGCGCCCGGGTCGATCAACTGCCGCTGATCTGGACCCGGCTGGTGGACGCGGGCTTCGAGTCCGGGCACGCGTACGGGAAGTCGCTGCGCACGGTGAAGTCCTGTGTGGGGCAGACCTGGTGCCGCTACGGCGTGCAGGACTCCGTGCGGATGGCGATCGACCTGGAGCTGCGCTACCGGGGCCTGCGCGCCCCGCACAAGCTGAAGTCGGCGGTCTCCGGGTGCGCCCGCGAGTGCGCGGAGGCCCGGGGCAAGGACTTCGGGATCATCGCCACCGCCCAGGGCTGGAACCTCTACGTCGGCGGCAACGGCGGGGCCACCCCGCGCCACGCGGACCTGCTGGCCCAGGACCTTTCCGACGCCGAACTGGTGCGGCTCATCGACCGGTTCCTGATGTTCTACATCCGCACCGCCGACCGTCTGGAGCGCACCTCCGCGTGGCTGGAGCGGATCGACGGCGGCCTGGACCACGTCCGGGACGTGGTCGTCCACGACTCGCTGGGGCTCTGCGAGGAGCTGGAGCGGATGATGGCCGACCATGTCGCCGGATACCGCGACGAGTGGGCCGAGACCATCGACGACCCGGAGCGGCTGCGGCGCTTCGTCACCTTCGTCAACGCCCCCGACGCCCCCGACCCCTCGGTGAGGTTCGTTCCGGAGAGGGACCAGATCAAGCCGGATCTGGAACTGCTCGCGGGACCCGTGCTCGCCGTCCGCACCCTCGAAGGGGCCGCATCCTGA
- a CDS encoding alkaline phosphatase PhoX — MERRTFLRTAVIGSSAAAFGGTLWRGAAFADPAQPAPGPYGALQAANGNGIQLPSGFTSRVVARSGQTVPGTSYRWHSAPDGGATYADGSGWIYVSNAEVSPSSGGGASAVRFDSSGTVTSAYRILADTNNNCAGGATPWKTWLSCEEVTRGYVYETDPWGVNAAVRRPAMGRFKHEAAAADPDHGYVYLTEDESDGRFYRFRPTTWGNLSSGTLQVLVAGTAVSGPVTWANVPDPAASSTQTRHQVSGAKVFNGGEGCFYAAGTCWFTTKGDNRVWAYDANASSISLAYDDSLVTSGSAPLTGVDNVTRSGSGDLYIAEDGGNMEICLITPDDTVAPFLRITGQSGSEITGPAFSPDGSRLYFSSQRGTSGSSSGGITYEVKGPFRD, encoded by the coding sequence GTGGAACGTCGGACCTTCTTGCGCACCGCGGTGATCGGCAGCTCGGCGGCCGCCTTCGGCGGCACGCTGTGGCGGGGCGCCGCCTTCGCCGACCCGGCCCAGCCGGCCCCCGGCCCGTACGGCGCGCTCCAGGCGGCCAACGGCAACGGCATCCAGCTGCCCAGCGGCTTCACCAGCCGCGTCGTCGCCCGCTCCGGGCAGACCGTGCCCGGCACCTCCTACCGCTGGCACAGCGCGCCCGACGGCGGGGCGACCTACGCCGACGGCTCGGGCTGGATCTACGTCTCCAACGCCGAGGTGTCCCCGAGCAGCGGGGGCGGGGCGAGCGCGGTGAGGTTCGACTCCTCGGGGACGGTGACGTCCGCCTACCGGATCCTGGCCGACACGAACAACAACTGCGCGGGCGGCGCCACCCCGTGGAAGACCTGGCTGTCCTGCGAGGAGGTCACCCGCGGGTACGTCTACGAGACCGACCCCTGGGGCGTGAACGCGGCGGTGCGGCGTCCGGCGATGGGCCGCTTCAAGCACGAGGCCGCCGCCGCCGACCCGGACCACGGGTACGTCTACCTCACCGAGGACGAGAGCGACGGCCGCTTCTACCGCTTCCGGCCCACGACCTGGGGGAACCTGTCGAGCGGCACCCTTCAGGTGCTGGTCGCGGGCACGGCCGTCTCCGGTCCGGTCACCTGGGCGAACGTGCCCGATCCGGCCGCCTCCTCCACCCAGACGCGGCACCAGGTGTCCGGGGCGAAGGTGTTCAACGGCGGTGAGGGCTGCTTCTACGCGGCGGGCACCTGCTGGTTCACCACCAAGGGCGACAACCGGGTGTGGGCGTACGACGCGAACGCCTCGTCGATCTCGCTCGCCTACGACGACTCGCTGGTGACGAGCGGCTCGGCCCCGCTGACCGGCGTGGACAACGTCACGCGGTCCGGGTCCGGGGACCTCTACATCGCGGAGGACGGCGGGAACATGGAGATCTGCCTGATCACGCCGGACGACACGGTGGCCCCGTTCCTGCGGATCACCGGCCAGTCCGGTTCGGAGATCACCGGTCCCGCGTTCTCGCCGGACGGCAGCCGCCTCTACTTCTCCTCGCAGCGCGGGACGAGCGGCAGCTCCTCCGGCGGCATCACGTACGAGGTGAAGGGGCCGTTCCGCGACTGA
- a CDS encoding VOC family protein produces MARMIFVNLPVKDLETTVGFFGKLGFTTNPAFSDDRTACLVISDTIFAMLMTEERFKDFTKKDVVDASKATEVILALSADSREKVDEIVDAALASGGFPAGETQDMGFMYGRSFQDPDHHIWEVMWMDEAAAQG; encoded by the coding sequence ATGGCTCGGATGATCTTCGTGAACCTGCCGGTGAAGGACCTGGAGACGACCGTGGGTTTCTTCGGGAAGCTCGGCTTCACGACCAACCCGGCGTTCAGCGACGACAGGACCGCGTGTCTGGTCATCAGCGACACGATCTTCGCCATGCTGATGACGGAGGAGCGCTTCAAGGACTTCACCAAGAAGGACGTCGTCGACGCCTCGAAGGCGACCGAGGTCATCCTCGCCCTCAGCGCCGACAGCCGCGAGAAGGTCGACGAGATCGTCGACGCGGCGCTGGCCTCGGGCGGGTTCCCCGCGGGCGAGACGCAGGACATGGGCTTCATGTACGGCCGCTCGTTCCAGGACCCCGACCACCACATCTGGGAGGTCATGTGGATGGACGAGGCCGCCGCCCAGGGCTGA